GCGGTCGCCGCGGCCCGCGCCGTCCCAGTCGACGACTCCCGTGATCTCCCCGCCCAGGCCCGCGAGGAGGTTGCCCGGGTGGAAGTCGTGGTGCACCGCGTCGTCGCCTTCGAGCCGGTCGGGCGCGTGCGCGCCGACCTCGGTGATCCACGCGTCGAGCGCGGCGCCGCGCCGGCCGGACGCGCGCAGCGGCCCGTGCAGGCAGTAGCCGGGCCCGTCGCCGCGCAGGTGCAGCGCGGTCGCCGGGATGCCGGGGTGGCCGGCGAGGCGGCCGGCCTGCGCGTCGTTCAGCTCAAGCACCCGGTCGAGCGCGGCGTGCCCGAGGCGTTCCGGCGGTGTGCCGGGCAGCAGTTCCTGAACGAGCACCACGTCCGGCCCTACCTGCGCGGACAGTTCGGTGGCGGGCACCGGCCAGCCCGCCGCCCGCAGGGCCGCCGCGGCGGCGAGTGGACCGGCGCGCAGGTCG
Above is a genomic segment from Streptomyces marincola containing:
- a CDS encoding phosphotransferase; translated protein: MSESTGAHGWQRVARLDPDRMADALHEHTGTRLTVEGRCPGGQVGTAYVRWPDGRRSVLKWRPGSRLSDLRAGPLAAAAALRAAGWPVPATELSAQVGPDVVLVQELLPGTPPERLGHAALDRVLELNDAQAGRLAGHPGIPATALHLRGDGPGYCLHGPLRASGRRGAALDAWITEVGAHAPDRLEGDDAVHHDFHPGNLLAGLGGEITGVVDWDGAGRGDRRFDLVTLRFGLHPDHAEPGVAERLDAVLDALPDDVLRPMWASMSLRMTDWAIRHFSPADADLWLDFAERRARTLS